In Mixophyes fleayi isolate aMixFle1 chromosome 4, aMixFle1.hap1, whole genome shotgun sequence, the following proteins share a genomic window:
- the UBE2D4 gene encoding ubiquitin-conjugating enzyme E2 D4 → MALKRIQKELMDLQRDPPAQCSAGPVGEDLFHWQATIMGPNDSPFQGGVFFLTIHFPTDYPFKPPKVAFTTKIYHPNINSNGSICLDILRSQWSPALTVSKVLLSICSLLCDPNPDDPLVPEIAHTYKADREKYNRLAREWTQKYAM, encoded by the exons ATGGCGCTGAAAAGGATTCAGAAG GAACTGATGGATTTGCAGAGGGATCCTCCAGCTCAGTGCTCTGCTGGTCCTGTGGGAGAGGACT TGTTTCACTGGCAGGCGACTATCATGGGCCCT AATGACAGCCCTTTCCAAGGTGGTGTTTTCTTCCTCACCATTCATTTTCCAACAGATTATCCCTTCAAACCCCCAAAG GTGGCATTTACAACCAAAATCTACCACCCCAACATTAACAGTAATGGCAGCATTTGCTTGGACATCCTGCGAAGCCAATGGTCACCAGCTCTTACTGTATCCAAGG TTCTGCTGTCTATCTGCTCTCTCCTCTGTGACCCCAACCCAGATGATCCTTTGGTGCCAGAGATCGCTCACACATATAAAGCAGACCGGGAGAA GTATAACAGACTAGCACGAGAATGGACACAGAAATATGCAATGTAA